GTAACTGTCCCGCGACCAGCCTTCGCTGGTCGCGGGATCTCCatatgtggtaaggatcctggtcGTGAAGGCGCGGACTGGTCGTGCGGTGGGATCCTAGTCTAGGAAAAAATCTTCTGTCAACTGGTATTGGCTGGTGTGGCCCCTCAGAACGGGGACCCCCTATTCTATACACTGACACTTTAGTTGCATGTCTTCCACGCCAAATTCACAGTGTACCTCCTCGTCTCCTTCTCCTTCACGTCAAAGCCATCTTGATCATTCCATAGCACACTACACTTGGCAGATCTCTCAATCTTCAGCTGCCGCATAGGGCTTGGGCTCGGAGCCAATGCGCATGCAATGACTTCTCCTGTCAAATGTGTGATGTGGCGACTGTCGTTCTTTTTGTGGTAGTTCTGTTCTTTAGCAACCATCTTTTAGCCTCATTGTCAACATATTCATGTTCTTCAACCAGCAGTAGCGAATATGCTCTTCAAGAAGTAGCTAGGGAGTCATCTTCTACCTCGAGCATATTTAGATCTTGTGATCACGTAGCTTGTCTTTGCTAGATCTGAGCACGATTTCGAGAGAGATGAAGATATTCTTTTTCCAGTGCGGGTCCACTTTTTGGTTTAGTTAAGGGTGATGTGGCAGTCCACATGGTTATACAAACCTCCACATCATGCAAACAGCTTCCATATTGCTAAAACCACTGTTGCAAACCATTTTTGGATAAAGTGACCCGATATTAGAACATCAAGGGGTTAAATAAACCAAATAATACTTTAGGGGTTATATTGACTCATATGATACCCATCGGCAAAGTAAACTAgacttcttcctttcttttttttcatatcCTTTATTATTTTCCTATCTAGGAGTACAATATTGATATGCCTATATTCGTTTTTCTCTCTAGAAATCCCTGCTATATAAAACATGAGTTGGTTCTTGTGTCACTTCTCCCCCTACTCTCtttacatctaataaaaacctctaaaatttaaataatttacctatttttattatccatcctcatcctctaacCCCCTCTCCTGTCTTGTTATCGGCTACAAATACCAGATCTATTTtaccaataaaaaaattagaagaaaaaatagcatataatctttttttttttttagatttcatttgaaatcaaactacgatattACTCCTGACAAATTCGTTCGGTAGCACTCACATGACACATCTatatctccatatcttgagtTTATATTTAATGTTATcgcatctaatatttatatttttattacaacaCACGAACACTTAACTACTATAATAATAATGTGCGTGAAAAAACCTGTACCGCTCTGTCAATAGCAAATATTGTTTCTATTGATGTAACAGGCATTGCCTTCTGCATTCCGTATTGGAGATATCAGTATTTAACTGTTGCTACTTGCTTGTACTAACATTTATGATTTATCACAGACGCAGGATGAACAACCTTCTCATGATCATCTCGTGAGAGACCGTTAATGCAGCAAGAAAGCACCGCGCAAGGACGAGGTTTCTGCGGCCTAGCAACAACAAATTGGCATAGCTATAACTTCAACATATGCATCAATACCCGAGTATATGAAATAGTTCAATGCTACATTAGGAAAACCAGCAGGACAACCAGGTGCTCAACCACAAGAACACAACAACCACTGAAGATTTTAATAGTTAAGTGGGTAATACAGACCGGCAAAGCCAGAAAGCAGATGTTTCGGTGTTGCTTATTGCACCGTCTGGCGAAGCGGATGCAACTTAGTCAGCTGTCCAGCTCTGCTCCACAGTCTCACGAACTTTGCGGTTGTACTCGCGCTTGTTCTCGTTGAACATTCTGGCTGCTTCAGAGTTTGCAGGGGAACTTGGGTTTGGGTCACACAGAAGGGACTGCAAAGGGAAAGCACGGCAAGAGGAACTGAGTATGGCATTTTGATACGGTCAGAAAGGCATAATCCATGGCCCAAAACCATGCTTCGGAAGCAGTGCAAAGTAAAATTAATTCACACAAGAGCCATGGAATGGATGGAAGACTCTAGTTCCATTCTACAATCGAGAATTGGAAAGCATTTCCATAGCTAACTACTTATTGGTGCATGTTACCCATATGGACATAGACCAGTGGTTTGGTCAACAATATCAACTTCAAATGACCACATTTTCTACTGATATCAGGTAATGGGGGAAACCATTTTGTTTCTTTCACTGTTAGTATGTACTGGAGTAGGGTTTGCTCCAAAAGCATATGATGTATTGAAAAGATAACAATATGAATTCAGTTAGTAATGACTTATTGTGTGAGCTTTCTACTGGTTATCACAAGTTGTATAATCAATTACAGGAACACAACAGACAGTGCAGTGAAAGAACAAAATGAAGGATCTCAAAGTGATAGGttgagaaagaaaataaattataccTGAATAGAGGTCAATATTGCCGCAACATCATATATAGGGCTCCACTGGTTTTGAAGGATGTCCAAGCAGATGCTTCCATCCGCATAGACTGAAAAACAAACGATGGTATTAAACAACTTTTCGTCAGGGCCATATCTTTGGGTGTTTAGAGCGAGCGGCATAGGGGCCCCACAAAATTTGGGCCCCCAAATTTTGGTAAGTATGTGCTTCAGCTAGTAAACATTCCAATGAAGTACACATGTTTCTTTATAAGGCATGGGAGAGAATAAATTTGAGAAGTTCTCTTGTGAACAAAacttgagaaaattttgagaggaGAAATTGTTGCACTCATCCCAACTCCCAAGTTGTCATCTGTCATTACTTATACTAATAATAGGTTTCTTAGTATCTGTACATTAAGAATCAACAtaatcttcatctccatctaaAATAAAACTTAATCTTCAGTTATCTTCTTAACAATTTTATCATTCCCTGGGCCCAAGAGGCTTCCATTACATACATCAACCGTCTTTGATCACACTATAGCacctttttttgggggggggggggggggggggggggggggttgaacaGAAACCACTACAACAGTTTTTTAACAGAAACTATATCATCTTTTTCTTATATAATTTAATTCATAAAGGCAACTACCCTGTACATTATACAATATCCGTTGTTATGTCCGCGCTTTCTGTTCACTGTATCATAACTGGGCATTGCACCCCTAGCAAGCAAAATCAGTTACGTACTACATGATGAAAAACTACAATGAAAGGGCATAATAGTAGTTTTAGCACAGGGCCCCGAAAATGTTTGGTACGGACCTGCCTTTTGTCCATGTATCAAGGCTCCAATATCTGAGGATAATTTAGTTACTTCTAAAGACAACAACATGTGCAATGAAAATCATCTAAAGAGAACATACTATTTGGGTGAAACATCCTCGAGACAAACCGAACAGTCGGTGGTTTGTTGGGGTAATCTTCTGTAATTTGCAGGGTCAGCTTGAACGTGCCTATAAGTGCAAAATAATCAGATGTTAGTGAGTTTATAATTAGTATCCTAAAACTGCCAGTTTGCTCTGCAGCGAAAAAATGCACGACATGAACCATGTTTACCAGTACCATAGTACATTATGTTTGATTTCACCTATATCATGAAAAAAATTCTTAAGTGGTGAATGAACTAAGCTAGTCGATTGCAATCGTAACAAATCAAAATTAAGGGACATGAACAATGGACAGTTTATGTCCAAAGATCTAGTAATTGATTGTCCGAATAACATAAGAGAAAAACAGAGGTTTTGATCTTTCAGGCAGCAAAAGATTGATTAATTGTGGATGTCAGAAGCTTAATTTTTGCCCGATATTCTATTGAATAGTTCCAAACATAAACAAATTACACTTACAGATGAATTGTCTCACATTAATTATTTAACATGACCACACTTGTACAAATATTAAGGAATTCCGTGGAAGTTCTCCGTTAGCAGCATAGACACATCCAGTGGGGTGGGTTTGCATGCTCTCCTGTGTCATTAGTCCCGTATTGTAGCACAAATTTATACCTACCAAATGATAGTCATGTGTTTATCAAGCATAAATGGTTTCTCTTACTTTTATCCTGATGCTGTTTGTGTTGTGATATCAAATAACTTTCAAGAGTTGAACCAACAGTTTCCTAGTCCAACATCAACAGACAAAGACATATTGATTGTGATTAGAAGGAAGCCTGCCCCATTCATGCTCATACAATATTTGTATGGCATATCCTGGTAGGCTGGTACTGAAGCCAATACTAAGCTAGTAATGGATTGCAATAGCTGCAGGCTAAAGTGGCTCTCACTGGCTCACGTGAAAGTCAATAGTTCAATTCCTCAATTTATAATTCCTGGAGCTATGATGCCTGTTCTTTTATTTGGATGTATAATGAAGAACTGAGATGTACCAATTTGCTTGGCTAAAATGCATATATCCAGAGTTGACTAAATAAATTGCATGCCGATCAGACACGCCTTCCCTTTCCCTAACTTGTGACAGCCCATGGCacaaacaaccaaacaaactGTAAAGATCAAGCTCTTTACCTTTTCAGTAAACAATACATAAGAGATGACACAACTGTAAGTTTCGTACATCAGGAAAGCATACTAAAAAGGAAGCAAGCAAATGAAGCACGGAGCCTAGGTAGGCAGCTTGCTCTTTCGTTGGCAGGGGAAAATATTTGCAGTTCGTGTACATTTCTTTGCATCTACACTTCAAGATACCAAATCGAACGAGAAAGATCGGCACAATTACCAACTGAAAATCGGCATAAGCTACTAATCACCAAATTACGAAATTGGCAGTTCCCAGGGTGCAAACGCTAGGTAACGAACTATTATAGATCAAAGCAAACTAAATCAGATGGGCTTACCTCCATCCCACGCCGTGTCATCCGGCCTGCAGAATCGCAACAAACACAAGGAGTAAACACTATCAGCACCATTCACCAAAACCCACCAAACGAATCACAACTTCACAAGATCCCAAGCTAGCTCATCCGAAAATCACAGAACAGGATTGATTGACTACCCGAAGATGACGGCGTTCCAGAGCATGATGTTGTTGTCGTGCGGCGCGCCGCTAATGCCGGCGGGCGGGTCCTGCTGCAGCCGCTTGAAATCCCGCATCAGCCGCTTCCGAGCCGGCGTCGACATCTCCGCGAGCACGCCGCCCCCCAAACCCAAGCTCCGGCCCTTGATCTCTCTCCGCCCCCAGCACGCGCGCGCGAGAGCTGCGCGCGCCTCGTCTCGCTGGGTCTTCTGGCACGAGAGGCGAGAGGAGAAGCTTCGGAGCGAGGAGCGAGGAGCGGGCGGGTGCAAAAAGGAGTCAGTATAGCACGACGCGGAGCGCGAACGGCGTGACGTCCCCTCCCGCGCCGCTCGCCTCCTGAGTCACTGATGATGTGGGTCCACACGTTGGGGACCACTTGTCGGTGAAAATCACGAAGAGGTGGCCCATCCGCTAGCCGCCCTGAGCTCACGGTCGCGGGCGGCGTGCCTGCCCCAAGCGTCCCTACGACCCACCTTTTGCTGGGGCCAACCTGTCGGTGAGGTAAGACCCGTAGCAAAGCCGCTTTGTTCGTACGCGAGTCCGGGTGACGATGCCCGTGGTCCACGTAGGAAAGTAGGCTTCTCGGGCCCACCTGTCGGTAAGGTTACTGGTGGGCCGGCCGGTGGCGGGCCCGGATTCCGCGATTTCGACATGGGCGGTGCGAAAGGTGCGCAGGTGGAGCCCGCGCCAGGGCCGGGAAGGATCAGCACTGGCGGCAGCCGAGGCCTCCTGCAGTCTGACGAATACGAAAATTACACATATGGTACGCGGATATATAGTTAAGTGTGTTTGATTGGATGAATCTATTTAAAAGATGatcatttagtttttttatatttgattAGTTGGGTAGATTGGATGAGGCGACAGGACGAGAAAATATTCTCCAGATAAGCCGATCCAAACATAGCCATCCAGCTCCGTGCTAGATGCCTAGATGGTAAGTGtgcttgtgatttttttatttaattcttattttatttagaagtataaaaatagtctaaattttttaaatattttaataagtAAATTGGAGCCCAGTAACAATTCATTTTAATTGGGTTATAAAAAACatgagtcaatatttaattaaaattcttcaaagaaacttacttttgtaacttatattaatttttaatacatcagataaattcctaaaaatctagaaaatttactaatattcttctcatatgatttactaatttataaaaatatttttaaccctagattatttagtaaaaaagtgagttcctatgtaatgctttatttatatgcatttttatcattttatgtgatattctctttttaattcaattttaatttaaacaaattcaaacatgtaTAAATTTATCTAAATGCTTATGGAATGCATATAGTTACGAATGGATCATCTTATCCACTATAATATCTAATCTcaccaactaaacagaaaagTAGTTCATCACGTTCACTTTAATCCtactaaccaaacaaaaaattagttTATCTTATCAAttctaaccaaacagaaaattaagtCATCACATCCAGAAAAACATGGATCGTCATATCTCATCCAACATCGTCCTCTAACCAAACACATCATAACAAGACCGTTCATTTATGTTAAGATTCATACTGGGtatatgaaaaaaatcatagaatatGTGAGAGAATTAATAAATAGATGAGTATCGTGTGAGAGATAGACTACCAATATATGACATGCGTGCATAAAAACATGCCGAATTGCATTTCCGCATTCTGACTCATGAACCCATCCTCACTCACT
The nucleotide sequence above comes from Phragmites australis chromosome 4, lpPhrAust1.1, whole genome shotgun sequence. Encoded proteins:
- the LOC133915278 gene encoding ubiquitin-conjugating enzyme E2 2-like; the protein is MSTPARKRLMRDFKRLQQDPPAGISGAPHDNNIMLWNAVIFGPDDTAWDGGTFKLTLQITEDYPNKPPTVRFVSRMFHPNIYADGSICLDILQNQWSPIYDVAAILTSIQSLLCDPNPSSPANSEAARMFNENKREYNRKVRETVEQSWTAD